A window from Zingiber officinale cultivar Zhangliang chromosome 7A, Zo_v1.1, whole genome shotgun sequence encodes these proteins:
- the LOC122001325 gene encoding probable receptor-like protein kinase At1g49730, with amino-acid sequence MEHRLLRRMMALILRWHRLSRSGIPFVKSFTYKQINKATSGFGVILESGPQGTIYKAQFPNGLVGAVRRVRSHQLQNNSFLKNVQLLGRLHHRHLVKLKGFCEGKDRFLVFDYMENGRLKDYLHDPLKTPLDWRTRLQIAIDIAAALEYLQYFCEPPIYNVSISSNNIFLDENFVAKLSDVGFVDCDLICNGESNITCSEDNTEQRNRRLVFQFGMLLLELITGQSLLNEAEIVHWIQESGFAYSIHKMVDTDLGDSYDSKELGNLLVVARLCTKAENDTSISIPQILRFLQGHTGHSTL; translated from the exons ATGGAGCACCGATTGCTCCGACGGATGATGGCCCTAATCTTGCGGTGGCACCGCCTGTCGAGGTCAG GCATACCATTTGTGAAGAGTTTCACATACAAGCAGATCAACAAGGCAACTAGTGGTTTCGGTGTGATTCTTGAAAGTGGTCCTCAGGGAACAATTTACAAAGCTCAATTTCCTAATGGACTTGTTGGTGCTGTTAGAAGAGTAAGATCACACCAACTACAGAATAATTCCTTCTTGAAAAATGTCCAACTCTTGGGGCGCTTGCATCATCGTCATCTTGTCAAGCTTAAAGGGTTCTGTGAAGGCAAAGACAG GTTTCTTGTTTTTGACTATATGGAAAATGGAAGGCTGAAGGATTACCTTCATG ACCCACTGAAAACACCCTTGGACTGGAGAACTAGATTACAGATTGCTATTGACATAGCGGCTGCTCTG GAGTACCTTCAGTATTTCTGTGAACCTCCTATATACAATGTGTCCATCAGCTCAAACAACATTTTCTTGGATGAGAACTTTGTTGCGAAG TTATCTGATGTGGGCTTTGTTGATTGTGATTTAATCTGCAATGGTGAATCAAATATCACTTGTTCTGAAG ATAACACTGAACAGAGAAATAGAAGACTTGTTTTCCAGTTCGGAATGCTACTTCTCGAGCTTATCACTGGGCAATCATTGCTTAATGAAGCTGAAATTGTCCATTGGATCCAAGAATCTGGATTTGCCTATTCAATCCACAAGATGGTGGACACTGATCTCGGTGATAGTTATGATTCCAAAGAACTTGGAAATTTACTTGTCGTGGCAAGATTGTGTACCAAGGCTGAGAATGATACATCAATCTCTATTCCCCAAATATTACGGTTTCTGCAGGGACATACAGGACATTCTACATTGTAA